A DNA window from Pleurodeles waltl isolate 20211129_DDA chromosome 12, aPleWal1.hap1.20221129, whole genome shotgun sequence contains the following coding sequences:
- the RPP21 gene encoding ribonuclease P protein subunit p21 — protein MSGQVKDKDAFQRLNFLYQAAHCVLAQNPENIELSRFYCYTERTISKRLVLRQDPSIKRTVCKKCYSLLVPGVTATVRQRKTRGQKRTVVRCLSCGLVKRFVNDPNYKLWSEQPEARLENQPKKDEKPPVRQIKPKEKEAAQGQGDAKF, from the coding sequence ATGTCTGGCCAAGTCAAGGACAAAGATGCCTTTCAGAGGCTTAATTTCCTCTACCAAGCAGCCCACTGCGTTCTGGCGCAAAACCCAGAAAATATAGAACTGTCTCGGTTCTACTGCTATACAGAAAGGACCATCAGCAAACGACTGGTGCTACGACAGGACCCTTCAATTAAAAGGACAGTGTGTAAGAAGTGCTACTCCCTTCTAGTACCTGGGGTGACTGCTACAGTGCGACAACGAAAAACACGGGGACAGAAGAGAACAGTGGTGCGGTGCCTCAGCTGTGGCCTTGTCAAAAGATTTGTAAACGATCCAAATTATAAGCTCTGGTCTGAACAGCCTGAAGCAAGGTTGGAGAATCAGCCAAAGAAAGATGAGAAACCACCTGTTCGTCAGATCAAGCCTAAGGAGAAAGAAGCAGCTCAAGGCCAGGGAGATGCCAAGTTCTGA